The genomic interval AAGGTTGTAGGAGGTATTGCCTCATTAACTGGCCACCTGGGACAGGTAGGCTCCTTCTGCAGGTACTGGGCTGAAAATTCATGTGTGTCACCTAATTAATACTTAGTGATGTAGGTTTTAGCTCTTCTATTTTCACACCATCAAGTTCATGGAAATGCTGAGTCTTCACATGCAGAAACAACTCCTCTGCTTGATCAGGTTGCTGCAGCACAGTGTCCATCTTAAATGTTGAGTCCTTTTTTTATCTGCCAGGCAGAAGTAACATggaaagcagcaacaaaagcttTCTCAGATGAACTACTGATGTCTAGTGCAGTAGCAGAAAGACCCCATCTCCAGGCAGAACACAGTTAAAGCGCTGTGTCCAGCCTTACAATCTCTTTTAGGTTGGACAGTGAAGGCAGCTGTCTCAAGCTTGTGACTGTGGTCCCTAAACCCTGTGTTACTTCTGCCACAGATCAGTTAGCTAGTGGAGTTCTTGGCCTTGAAGGATTAAAACCGATTCAGGATATTTCAGGATAGGGGAGCAAAATAAGAACTGTTGCTTGTTTATCCCAAAGGCTTCAGAGTGAACTTTGCCAGTGACTGCAGCGAGGGCAGAACTGGACTCTAAGCAAGTTATTGTTTCTCCACTGCAGATCTGCTTTTGTTAACAGAGAAAAACCAGCTCAACGGAAGGAAAAAATCCCTCAACCCCAAACCCCACGAATACGTAGTCtaaacttaaaaaatacataattactGTGGTATTGCAGATTATGGACTCGACTGTGTCCTGGGCTAGGCGTGGTGTCAGTaccagccctgctccaggaGTAGCATAAAAACGTACTGCAGAGACAGCACTTTGAGGCACACTCATGGGTCTCACAACTGCCAGCACTTCCTGCACTCCTGACTGCAGAATACCAGTGAGAGACAAGATATTCCCTGCCCTCCTAAAGATAGAGAGACAGCCATGCCAGACCAAACACGGGAAGCCTTTCTCACTCAAACAAGGGAGGTGGGGatttcactttttcctctgctgctgtgtaAGACAAAGCgtaacctgttccagtatttatGACTCTCTGTCAGCCCATCAGTGTATTCAAAAAATTCTGGGCAGCTCTTCTCGCATTTATGCTACAGTCTGAAAATGTCATTAGTGAACAATCTGCATAAGCTTTCTTTCCTGTATCACACATGTAAACGCAATTACATGAAGAAATACTACTCTACAAGGTGTATTTTTGCTGGGAAAAGTTGGACTTCATCTGGAAAGTTCTCACAGTGAATTGAAATATAACTTCTCCAAAGACAGTCTTTCCAAGGACATTTTCATCCTCTTAACTTTCAAATGGAATTTCCTTAGCCATCTTTGATAACAAGGTATTTCTCATATATACACActtttatagatatatatacatatatctataACATTATTTTCCTACTCATAGCTAAATATAACAACAGCTGTTTTAAGAACACCCTCTAATTTTTCATTATCAATTTTTGCTTATTTCCTTACTTCAACTCTTAAGCTAGACCTTGTCTGATTTGGAGATAAGCCTCTGGGTCCAGATACAGTCTCTTTTGAAGGCAGTGTATGTTTCTTTGTAGGCTCTGGAGAGCTTTAGATAAGGATACTACAGTCTAAACTCTTGAGGTCAGGGGACTCATTTCAGTGTGCGTGTTTGTTATGGGTACGCTTAtaacattttagaaatgtttttctaaaaaaatgcTAGGTGTAAAAACACTGGGAACGCATTTTCCTTTCTAGGTTTCATTAGCTAGGTTTCTGCTGTTCAGTATAATAGATTATTTATTGGCAGAAAGCTAGGAAAGAGCAAGATTTACATTTGGTTTGTAGGAACTCTTTATATACTACCAGAATGGGAAAAAGGAATCCTAGTACAGATGAAAATCACACTTACTTAGCCTGCACTGTCACAATCATTCCCACTGGATGGGGCAGtataataaaaccaaatataGCTTCAAGGAGACTTAAAGTCATGATATGAGACAGgtgaaaaatcacttaaaaattaaatactccCAATAAATTTAACAGATGCACAGAAATATTGTTGTTAAAATCAGATGGGTTTTTATCTTAGAAATATTTCCCTAGTGAACAGAGATAGCCTTTTCTGTCTGACTGCTTCATTCAAATCCATTACGCTTGTTCTAAAGTCATTGTGATTTCCTACTATTGAACAGCCGCCAGAGAGCTGCAAGACAAATGTTAGTGATCTCCATCCAGTGCAATGTGGATACATTTCCACAGTTTTGAGATGGTCTTTTTGGTAGTCTCACCTGAAAACCGAAAGACTGAATGAGAAGTACTGTGATCGCTCCAGATCCTGACAGAGGGTTTATAGGCGGGTTTTGTGTTGTGACTGAGCAAAACCAGACCTGCAGCTAAATAGAgggttctgttttccaagttaTCAATTCGGATTGATTCATAACTAAAAcgtatttactgaaaaatatgtttaaaagaaatctgttcAAGTAGAAATGTCTCTGTTTTTTAACTTCCACAATTAAAAACTGTACAGAAACAATAGTAGAGACCAGAATTAATTAAAAGGAATCAGATTACTCTAAGgatggaattattttttccagaaatgtagTGAGTTTGAACCATCACCACACATCAAATTACATACACAAATCCTCCTCTGCAAATACACACAtgttaaaaagctgaaaaataaaacctgaggAGAATGTCCTTACAATTGGTAGTAACAGCTCTTTTGTTGCTTAACTGTCGACTCCGAGGTATGATAAGCTTTGTTTGGAGTTTCTACAGCTGATGATATTtatccttcatttctttttctcttcagagtATGCCTATCCCAAATGTCACATCTGGAGGCCTGCAGTTTGAAACTAAACTATTTTTGGAATCACCACaattttccaacccaaactactCACAGGCCAGTGGCTAGGCTGTCTGctcactgctttgtttttcacttttaaaaagggTTGTAGGGAAGGTCTGTTCCTGAGGATATGTGTTATTATAAAAATACCTACAAATACCTAACAGTGCAGTTAGGCTTTCCTCTGGTgtctcagtattttcttttttctccaagacTGCTAAATATGTCTGCGTGACCATGAATGAAGTTATTTAGCTCAGAGGACTATGCAACTATGTATTTGCAATAGCCCTGACATTACTTGAGGTTAGCCCCAGGCTGCTGTTATGGTGTTAGATGAGGTCAAATCCTCCCATACTTCacaaagcttttaatttcttcttaagTACACCCAATAAGACTGACTCCCAAACTCCCCTCCATAAATATTTATCATCCAGGACTGCACACACCCCCGCCTTTCTTATTTAATTATCCGTGTATTTTGATGGGGGGATGGAAGGCCTCCTGCTCTATGCCAGAGCTCTCATCATAGGCTTGAATGACCCAAGGAACAGAAGTTCAggagaagactggcacaaaCACTTAGCAACAGCATCGTGTTGTACGAAAGCAGCCCTTTCCACACATTCCTCTCCGGAAAGTAAGAGACATTTTGCATAAGGGACGGGGACAAGCTGTGGTGTAGCTCTCATGACCATCCAAAGGTGCATCTCACAGCCTTCTGGAGTGCCGACACAGCCACTGTCCCAACACAACAGCAGACTAACCTTAGGACTGGTCATATGCCTGTGTATGAAATTTGCTTGAACAGCAAGGTAATTCTGCCAGACGATGCAGGTAATTAAAGATTTTAATCCACTGGAAGCACTAGAATATTCCATTTTACTCCTgttgtgatttcttttaaaagaaatacatcagTACAATGAACATGACATTTGtgtaaaagcagaaagacaggAAGCTCAATCATTCCCAATAATAATACTCAGTAAGTTTCATTCAAACCATCCATTCTCTGTCCATTCTCATCTAAATTTCtatatttgcaaatatatttgtCAGTACTCTCCTAAGACAATGTTCAAAACTGCTGCAACTGAGGCAAACAAAGTTTATCATCCACTTCCCACCTTCATTAGAATTACACAGCATCTGAAGGAGTTTTCATTTTACCAAGTGACTAGATGACTTTATGCTAGAGCAAGATACAACATcaacattttggttttacaCAGGTTTTCGAGACTTACGCTGTGTTAAAATGCATTACAACACAGTAAAGGAAGATCACGGAAATCTTATTTTAGTGTAGATAACTTGataagaagaaaacagcagatgGCAGCACCAGATGCTAGTGACACATCTGATAGGATTTTAGGATCAGTGTTATCTATTGTCAAAAAAACTGTAACACATATGCCCACAGCAAGTCGTTAATAGTCACTTACATGTAGCAGACATTTTGGTCTatggaagaataaaaaccaCACTCTGCCCTAGTGCAAGTCTGAGTTTCAGTAGTTCCAGACAAGGACAGTTAGTGGAAAAGATGGTTTATGGAGGCTTTTGAGTCTCCAGCTCTAAAGGCATTTAATGTCGAAATAAGTATTTGTCTTTAAAGATACTGGTCTAGTTGATGCTGCACTTGCTAAGGGAGAGAGAGCTCCGGGACAGAGGCATGCAGACAAAAGTGCTTGCAGATGTAAAGTTAAAATGCCCTTCACATGGTGTACCACCAAATCAGtcagatctttatttttaaaattaggaagACCCAGCTTTTTAATTTAGGACATCTTTCATTGCATAAATTCATTTGACAGTAGCATTACAGTTCTTAAATACACTTATAtaagggttggggttttttttaattattacttcCCTCTGATGTTTTGCTGAATCAGGACTTTAAACAAGTACGTAAATAATTCACTGTCACAGTGAGTAGGTCTGTTAAGAGAGACATGGACTGCCCCAGCCACTTTTCTGCCAGGACCAAATAAGATTGCTGTTTCACTCCACTACTGgtattttttaacagaattaatAAGCAGCTGAGAGCTGGTAAGGTGAGCAAAACTAAAACCATATGctggaaaaagatgaaaactgtGAAAGAGACCCAGGCCTTGTCCCTGTTCATAGCGGATCCGCAGTCCTTCTGTGAGCTTAGTGCTTTTTAACATCCTTCAATTCGTGGACCTTTCAAAACTTTCAACTGGAGGTGGAGACCCTCGGGCAGAGAATTTAAACCTATGGAAAAGAAGCTTCCTTTGACCACTTCTTAGAAGCAGTCTGCCAGTCCTGAACAGTCCCTGGGATCACAGGatatttctttcactctttccATTCCTATCTCTTCCCTTAATGCATACCTCTGTACAAAAGGACAgctctaaaaataataaaataaaggacttcCGAGAGGTAAAAGCTGTCATCCCTTCCTGAAAGTTATCATTAATAATAAAGTCCTTCAGAGTCAATTACAAACTGCAAGCTGCACAGCCACCTTATTTCTGCCGCAACTGATGAACTATAACTGCTTGGAAGTAAATGAGGAAACCTGTTGttcacagagaaggaagaacagaGTCGAACACATTTCATTCTGGCTCTACAGAGCTCACAGAAGTAAAAAGTGGTAATAATGTTGTTGTTCAACAAGTCAGCAGATGTGACTGAATCCACACAGGGAGCAGATATGTTGTGCAAGAGGGCAACATTTTTACAGAGTTACCCTCAATGCCAAACCACActctaaacttctttttttatgacATTATAACCATGGACATTCCcactctcccttttttttcaaacatacaGAATTATGTGTGATGGACAAAACTCTCTGCTTCACACCCGTGCCTTTCGTTGAACAATCACCTTTAGAGCAATGCCAGTTCTTTGGTAAATAGCACAATGTAGTATAACACAACAAGAACATCTCCTTTCCTATAGCTATAGATGCACCTGTGCAGCACTTTGAACTGTTTGTGGGATATTTGAAATTTGCTGATAAAAGACCTGAGGAGTGGACCTAATTTGCCAAGATCTATCAATTAGTGGCCTAAAATAGCGTAATATAAAAATGCCTCACATTGTCTTTATTCTCATGTTTGTTAAGGCAATGCTATTATCTCCATTTTAttcagcagctggaaaactgaaatgcagcatgctttgacttttaaaaagtttttagaAATGCTCTGCATAGCATTGCATTCCTTTGGTGACTGAGAAAGCTAAAtcccattttcaaaagtaatgTAGGCAATCAGGAGTCCAACCcccattgaaaaaaaagaaaattaaagccttttattttaGACACTGGACCTAAATTTAGACATCTatctttttacaaaactcctGGCCAAAAGACAGCTTGtgcagaaacaaatgcagaaaaaatatgcCATTTTCCAAAACTTTGTGTAGCTTTTGGATAATGTGAATCAGCTTCTTTATTCTTGGATCTTGAATCAAATTCAGTGGAAAGAAATGTGCAGacttatttattttgttgttgttatacTCCTAGCTGCTGCCTTTGAACACGCAGTCCTCAGTAAACTCATGTTCCATGCCAAGGTTAAGAATAATGGTAAAAAATGAAGCACTGGAGTGCTTAGAGGATAATGAAACATTGCATTTTATGttaactaaataaaaatacctaATACCTGCTAAAACATACAACACTCAAAGCTCGACTAAGCTGCTCAACAGAATCTCCTAGGGACCTATAGCACACAATGGTCCCTTTTGGGGACATAATTCTCACAGGACCAGAGAGTATGAGGACCCAACTACTCCCTTTCAAGaggaaaatcaaaagaaatagGAACAAGTAGTTTCCCTTACACACACAGTATTCCCCTTTCCTTTACCTATTATTCAGCACAGAAACATTTGCACGAAGCCAAAAGATCCTTCCAAAGGAGAGTGATTTAAAATTTGATGGGAACCCAGTCTCCCCTGGAGTGCCTAGCATCAAAACTCATCCAAACCCTTTCATACAGCACACGCTAAACAGTTTACCTTGTCTAATATGGCTGGTGCAGTCCCGCTCTTTACTTGACAGGTCTTAGATGGATCATCCCTTGCTGAGCCAGACCCAGAGCCTGGGCCTTTACCAGATTTATGGGGGCTAGATCTTGACAGCCCCACACTGCTGCTACCTCCTCTGCAATGCTTTTGGTACACAATGAGATGGTCAGGAAGAAAGGTTCGTCCAAAGTTTCTACAGGGTAGGAGCTGGGCTTGAGCACTATGACAAGCTGCCTCATTTTCAGCTGTAAGTGTACAGGAACCACCAGTAAGGACTTCAGGTTTCCTGGGCTCTGCTCTTCTGAGACGCCTTGGTAGCTGATTGTTTTCAGTACGCCACTTTTCTAGGCACTGGGGTTCATGTATAGAAATAGACTGTGACCCAAATTCTCTGCCACAAATATAGCATACTCTGAAGCAAGGTCTTCTTGGTGGGATGATGGGCCGATTCAGTGGCATCCAAGACATGTTTGAAGAATCTGACTGGTTTGATATTATTGCAGTGCCGGGTTGCCTTTTCTGGGGTCCAGCTTCTAGATGTACTATTTTGGGCAAAATTCTGGGAAGAACTGACACATTAGATGGTGAAACCTGCTCTGAAGGTAAGGTGCTAGACACACTAGCAGGGGCCTCTCCAGCACTTGGCAGGGCGTTACTGGTTTTgttcacattctttttcttgACATTTGTTTCCATGAAGGGTACAGCATTTCAAGAAACTTCTCTCTCTCCTACATATAAAGGGCTCGGGGAAGTCTGTTATTCAGCATGATGCTCCATCTTCTTAATTCAGTTTCATGGGCCGGAATACACTAGGGACTTCAAAGCTGGAAAACTGCACCTAACAGCCATTTCAGTAGAGAAAGAAGgtttctgtctgtttttgttttgcccTTTGGTTTTACATGATCCTGAAACAAATTAAATCAGTACATATAAAAAAACACCATCTCTCTTGTTAAGGTTACCAACCAGTGGTTTATCACAAGGATCAGTTTACCTTGTTACTCcgttatatttttaaatagcagacAAATAAGGTCAAATATATCCTACTCCTAATGATCAGCTGAACAATATAAATCTGAAATTCTAGTCTCAGAGGGTGCAAAGTCATGAAAGACATGAAAGAAGATGGGTTTGCACAAACTGAAGCTGCTGAAATACATGTGGTTTTGAGTATAATCaatatgctttattttcagttattgaCAGAACTGGTATTTCTGACACAGTCTTTAACTGCTAAGCCATTTATGTTGATAGTTAAACATAATTTCCCCTTCTCAAGAGAAATGAAAGTAAGTCCCTTAGTAGAGGGATATTAATGTCCAATCTCCAAAGGGACAGTCAGCAAGGCAAATGTTCCCAGTCTATAGGTTGAAGGAAACGATTAGGCCCCTTTACTCAGCATTTGTGAGGTGGTATCTCAAATTCTCTGACCAGTCTTGATTCTcccagtacaggaaagacattaaGAAAATGGAGCAAGTTTATCAATAAGGGCTACTGAGATGTTTCGGGGGCTGAAGCACATGCCATATGAGGAGATGCTAAGGGCACTGTGTTTATTTAGTCTCAAGAAGACAGAGTTaaacatatttcagtttttcaatttGCAGTCTATCCCTGTATACAGACAACTTTGTGTTGTATCACTTAGATGTTCATTTCACACAGAGATGACCTTTTGTGCTGGTCCTCCaaggatgaaaaaataaaattcagactGTGAGCATGTTAAGGGAGAGGCTATTGTTTTATTGCAAGAATACAAAATAACTAGCAGGCTAACTTTAGTCTTAAGCAAGGAAGAGGTTGCATAGACAGGCAACTGCCAAGGACAGCAAGATCACCATTGTCTATTTTATCTATAGTAAAAGAAACAGATgattatttcttattttgccACCAAGGGTAGGCTCAAGGCATAATGACTACTGCTCTGGGGTTGGCAGCTCTTCTTTTGACTTAAGAGTCACCTTGCCCTTACCGAATATTCCAAACTTTATTTCAACCCTTCCAAAATTTTAGGGGTTTCCTAATTCCCAAACTTTAGGGAGTCCCTAACCCAGAGATCCCACTGACCCATCTCAGGTCACTTTCTCTGCAGCCACCAACCAACCTGGATGCACTCTGAACTGCTCTTTTGTCCTGTCACCATGGAAGACTTTGCTCCCAACAGCCTTTTCACCATTATCAGTCCCATCTCTGAACTCAGGGGCTGAATTTTACTACACCCAAGGGCGAGGACACAGTTTTGTCATTACCCTTGAGATGACAAACTTAAACTTTACCTGTGCCACTGAGAAGCACTGAGCTGATTCTAGTCTCTCATAAATATTCTAGGGGATACCTTAAGGACATGGGCAACAGTGAAAAAACAAGTTGTCAGCAGGGTCACATGATTAGTCATCCTCTTGCCAGCCACACAAAGATGTTTAGATTACTGCATTCACACTGCTTCCTTAAATATTCACGAAGTTGCATATTCCAGGGACACTTGTGACACTTCCTCATTTTACAAAATCTCCTCTGAAGCTGAGATCTGTTCGTAAGCAAGTTGGAAGATGTGAAGACCATCAGAGCCAATCTGTGATTTGTACTGGAACAGATCTTTGCGAACAAGTATGTTGCAAttagctgttaaaaataaaattcttgaGGGAGATTATACTTAGCAGTAAAAGTTAACACCTCCTCTAAAACTCTATTAGATAACTGCAGTCTGTAGAAAAATATAGCAAAGTACAAAGTAAAGTCCTCTTATGTCTGAAGCTATCAGATAAGCATATAATGTGTGTTAAAGGATACACAAAACTGTAGCACTggaatttttgtttcagatatcaaaccccccttttttttgtctgactCCTACACAATGTATAACTGTGGAATATCCAGTGGAAAAGCATACTACAATctaacaaagaaacaaaggttACAAGCAGTTTGGGCAGTGGCAATTAATAATACTCGGGCAGCTAGCTGGCTTCAAACTGATGCTAtcccattttaaagaaataatttttgctctCACCAGCAATGTTCCCTTAATAACTGTGTAGGAAGTATTACAAAAGGTATTTGTACAACAAATCCCTaagcctttcccttgttttcttttcagaaggcCTAAATTTTCCATCTTAACTTTACTGAACACTTTGTACCACAACTTGCCACTGCAGGATTTTGCCAGTTTTGACCAGGTTGTGCATGTGATTCAGTTAGGTGAATGGTTCAACAGTATGTGAAATTTAAATTTGCAAACTAGCATTGAGGCTACTCTACTGCAAGGCCCTTTCAAAGTCTGGGAGAGTTTCCAAGGAGGGTGGCCTGTTGGATGAATCCAAGTTGGGAATTAGCCAAGCTCTTTAGGAGGATGAAGGGAATGGAGAGCCAGGGAAACATTAAAGGGTCATGGAGGCAGGGGAGATAAGGGTTATTGGAGGGTCATAGGAAGGGAGCATCAGAAAGTTCAGTTACATTTCAGGGAACTTCTGAACTTTGCAAGGTCCTATTTATGTCCTATTTATTGATTTATGTCAAAATGATACTTTCTGCTACCTGAGAGGATTCTTAAAGCAACAGTGGACATCAAACTGCCTGCCACATGAAGGATGTTAGGTGACGAAATCTGTTACCATTAAGAATGAATCAGTCAATAAAAGATGCTATAAACAACCTATTAACAATATAACCTATTGTTGGATTTCCAGGCTTGCTATTGTAAATACTTCATAAGAGAATTATGTTTCCTTGTGGGGATTACACCATTTGGTCTACGTCTATTCCTGCCAAGTTGACCGTTATTATTTGGGAACTTCCTATAAATTCAttgtgaaatgaaaaggcaTATGAGCAGTTCAAATCTTCTTTTCTCAAGCTCAGTGGTAAAGATGTGGAAGTAAATCAGGACTGGgatttaacatttcatttcaaaacataaaactttcttaattttttcttttaaaaatgtggtaaCACATTATTTAATAAAGTGAGAAGGTATGGTTGATCATTGCATATAGCTGTGGGAAAACATTCCTCTCCTCTGCAGTTCCACTGAGTACAATACTTAAAAAACAATCTCATGAACTGTAATGACAGGTCACTTGCAACTAATGGATGAGttcaatttaattaaaagcaagtgAAATACTACAGCTAGTTCAGCATCGGGCTGAGAGCTTCACTTAATCCAAAATAGAACAGAATGACAAGAGTGCAGATAGGTCAGTACATCTCCTATCTTCTTGTCCTGAAGAGGGAACTGGAACCCATGCACACTGTTTTTAAGCTTATCCTAACCAGAAATTGCAACAATAGCATTATTATCCATGCTTCTGTAATGCTGCCTTCTCTTAGCTTGCCATATGTGATTCAACcaaacttcttccctgaaatGGCTTTCTTTATGTCTTCTTTCATGTCAGTGTTGGAACTTGGAAGCAAAGTTGACACATACGTTTCCTATTTCCTGTATGCAGCCCGTTTCTGAAGAGTGACCCTCTCTGTTTTTCATCTCTCTTGATTCTCTCATGTAAACAATTCCTCAAAAACCATTATAAGGTCATTTTATAAGCCTGGATTCCTTGACCAAATTGAACAAAACATGCTTGCACTAGCTGGGGGATTAAATTGGCTGTTTGCAATGAATCCTCAACACTACTGCTTTTGACTTAGCTGGAATTCCACATGGAGACCTCccagatgaaaaaaacagagtttACCTTGTGGAAGAACACATTGCATGAAGCCTCCTGCTGCCAGGACACAACTGTGCTTATTCAATGGACAAAATACAGGAACAGTTGTGACAATTTGGGGAATCTGTTTATGTACACTTTATTAATGCTGCCTGATAACACAGCA from Gavia stellata isolate bGavSte3 chromosome Z, bGavSte3.hap2, whole genome shotgun sequence carries:
- the ZNF475 gene encoding zinc finger protein 475, producing METNVKKKNVNKTSNALPSAGEAPASVSSTLPSEQVSPSNVSVLPRILPKIVHLEAGPQKRQPGTAIISNQSDSSNMSWMPLNRPIIPPRRPCFRVCYICGREFGSQSISIHEPQCLEKWRTENNQLPRRLRRAEPRKPEVLTGGSCTLTAENEAACHSAQAQLLPCRNFGRTFLPDHLIVYQKHCRGGSSSVGLSRSSPHKSGKGPGSGSGSARDDPSKTCQVKSGTAPAILDKAQMIRRPPAVICYICGREYGTKSISIHEPQCLKKWHWENDMLPKHLRRPEPKKPKVSPTQAKGFYDLDSLNEAAWIRAQNQLVPCDICGCTFLPDRLIVYQRSCKPKPAP